GCCTGTCTCGGGCGCCACCGGTCTTCAAGGCGGCAGGCACCATTTAGGCCCTTTCGGTGATGTTTTCCTCGGACAGCACCCGGTCGGCATCCAGAATGCCGATCAGCCGGTCTTTCATTTTAAAGACCCCTTTGAAAAATGCCCCCTGGACACCTCCGATATTGGCCGGCGGGCGTTCGACTTTTTCCCATTCGGCCTCAACGACATCGCCGATGCGCGAGACCAGCAGGCCGATATATTCGTTGTCCGAGTTGACGATGATGTTGCGAGAAGATTCAGAGACATTGACACTCGTCAATCCGAGTTTTTTGCCCAGGTCGATAATGGTGACGATCTGGCCGCGAAGATTGAGAATGCCCATGACATAGCTCGGGGCCTGCGGGACTTTGGTCATCTCCATGAGCTTGTTGATTTCCTGGACCTTCAAAATATCCATGCCGCACAGCGCCTCGCCGACGTAGAAGGTGGCGAGCTCTACGGTGCCGCTGGCTTTCGGCATATCAGTCGATGTTTTCATCGGGGGGTCCTTTCTCCTATTCCCACAAAGGGACGTGTAAAAACCGAACCATCAGTATTTGATTGATCACGCGGTTGATCGTTCTATGCTGCGGCTGCCACCAGGAAACCATGAATGCTTCGGATCAGCCGCTCGCGATCGAGTTTGATTTGATAGTCGTCGATTCCCACCTCTTTTCCACGGGCGATATCCTCCTCGCCGGCCAGAGTGGTCAAGGCAATGACCGGCAGATGCGAATAGGCGGGATTTTCCTTGATCATCCGGGTTAATGCAAAGCCGTCCAGGTTGGGCATTTCGATGTCGGTGACGACGATGGAAACATCTTTTATGTTTTCCTGCAGCAAATTCCAGGCAATGGCGCCATCTTCGGCTTCAAGAACATTGAACCCTTCCTTTTCCATGGAGGCTTTCACCTGATTGCGGAAAAAGTTGGAGTCTTCGGCAAACAGGACCGTAGCGCCGTTGCCGTCTTCGTCCACGATTTTTTCAAGTTCCTTGAACCATTGCGGGTTAAGGGTTTGTACGATTTCCACGATATCGATGAGCAGGGTGGTGTGATCGTTGATAATAGCCGATCCCATGATACCGGGTTGACGCAAGGTGCTGCCATCGACGTTGAGATTGACTTCCACGGCGTCCACGGGCCCGATGGCGAGCAGGCCGATTTCCCGGCCGCCGACCACGAAGACGATGACCAGCAGATTCTCCTGTTCGGCCAAGGGCTTGACGTTGGCCACCTGGTCAATGTTGAAGAGCGGCAGGGAGCCGCCCCTGTATTTGATGACCTGTTTGCCACCGACCTCTTCGATATCGCTGCGTTTGATTTTTTCAATGCGCTCGACCAGATTCAGCGGTGCCGCAAATTGCTCGTCGGTCGCGCTGCGGAAAAGCAGCAGCGACTGTTTGTCGCGACTGGTGCGCATGGCTTCGCGTTCGATCTCGGCGACTTCCGCGGCCCGGACCGTTCCTTCAACCGTTGTCAGGCCGGCCATTTG
This Desulfatitalea tepidiphila DNA region includes the following protein-coding sequences:
- a CDS encoding chemotaxis protein CheW; translated protein: MKTSTDMPKASGTVELATFYVGEALCGMDILKVQEINKLMEMTKVPQAPSYVMGILNLRGQIVTIIDLGKKLGLTSVNVSESSRNIIVNSDNEYIGLLVSRIGDVVEAEWEKVERPPANIGGVQGAFFKGVFKMKDRLIGILDADRVLSEENITERA